The Sulfurospirillum halorespirans DSM 13726 genome has a window encoding:
- a CDS encoding YkgJ family cysteine cluster protein, translated as MENIGSFVNIKSHNFHFHGCSTCEGDCCNGAKGFAASPLILEDFEAVYQNFPILFSMKEQKLVAYVLLNDGKNYCKYYVNQQCSIYLQRPPACKLYPVSPYFEHLLVDTACPSINQESGYSVCSDGKLNSAFATKRLENFDEKLEATHAFFESINTLEDFEHVGNLLGIPLFRYIKPSDNPYIKMHLESLKHSWFYMSVHSLILTREVS; from the coding sequence ATGGAAAACATAGGCAGTTTTGTCAATATCAAGAGTCATAATTTTCATTTTCACGGCTGTTCTACCTGTGAGGGTGATTGTTGTAATGGGGCTAAAGGCTTTGCTGCATCACCTCTAATTTTAGAAGATTTTGAAGCGGTGTATCAAAATTTTCCTATTTTGTTTAGTATGAAAGAGCAAAAATTAGTCGCCTATGTGCTTCTCAATGATGGCAAAAATTATTGCAAATATTATGTCAATCAACAATGCAGCATCTACTTACAAAGACCACCTGCATGTAAACTTTACCCTGTTAGTCCCTATTTTGAGCATCTCCTTGTCGATACTGCTTGTCCTTCTATCAATCAAGAGTCTGGATATTCGGTCTGCAGTGATGGAAAATTAAACAGTGCATTTGCAACGAAAAGATTGGAAAATTTTGATGAGAAGTTAGAAGCAACCCATGCTTTTTTTGAAAGCATTAACACGCTAGAAGATTTTGAACACGTGGGCAATTTGTTGGGCATACCGTTATTTCGATACATCAAACCAAGCGATAACCCATACATTAAAATGCATTTAGAATCACTCAAACACTCATGGTTTTATATGTCAGTTCATTCATTAATCCTTACACGTGAAGTCTCTTAA
- a CDS encoding winged helix-turn-helix domain-containing protein: MVNLLLLEPDQDFANRIIEGLNSTRTKFNVLHIHNMQEVYSHKSHFNTIALFILNLANPLDVRIELFIRENGGYNAPILLLLEKALVSFELFRTLHYIDRYHDITIKDSLIEPVVHRIFKLCNIWNDDIFFISKSIYFDFKNSLFVFNESLIKLGKKETLLLKLLCIKSPHYVTHNEIAHFVYQDELTNNEKIRALIKIIRKKLPINLIESVKFHGYKIRGDLTILTSLNEYNTKCLTKLRFDD, translated from the coding sequence ATGGTGAATCTTTTACTTCTTGAACCTGATCAAGATTTTGCAAATAGAATTATAGAAGGCTTAAATTCAACACGTACTAAATTTAATGTTCTACATATTCATAATATGCAAGAAGTATATTCGCATAAATCTCATTTTAATACGATTGCTCTTTTCATTCTTAATTTAGCCAATCCTCTTGATGTACGCATTGAGCTTTTTATTAGAGAAAATGGAGGCTATAATGCACCCATCTTACTTTTATTGGAAAAGGCTTTAGTAAGTTTTGAGCTTTTTAGAACACTTCATTACATAGATCGATACCACGATATCACTATCAAAGATAGCTTAATAGAGCCTGTTGTTCATCGAATTTTTAAATTATGCAATATTTGGAATGATGATATATTTTTTATATCTAAAAGTATTTATTTTGATTTCAAAAATTCTCTTTTTGTTTTTAATGAATCGTTAATCAAATTAGGTAAAAAAGAAACTTTGTTGTTAAAACTTTTGTGTATTAAATCACCTCACTATGTTACGCATAATGAAATAGCTCATTTTGTGTATCAAGATGAACTGACAAATAATGAAAAAATTCGAGCATTAATAAAAATCATTAGAAAAAAACTTCCTATAAATCTTATTGAATCGGTTAAATTTCATGGATATAAAATTCGAGGAGATCTTACAATATTAACTTCTCTGAATGAATATAATACAAAGTGTCTAACTAAATTGAGGTTTGATGACTAA
- a CDS encoding methyl-accepting chemotaxis protein: protein MKLQQKIILSIMCGMIFGFTTFLTINHFMMQQTTKQEIHSMLEEKALSLTQTVSEWLYNKQDIVIALGKSIHKLQEKTPERIREHLIQTAQAANVNVSIAYLEGKPLIHISPSAPYMSAEDAEKELVYKTAKSNNFQPAFSIPHDNPMRPGMPIITISAPIEEKSIGFIVLPLENIKKKVLETQFNGGFASITGIDHKSIFHPIAEYQGKRLSDLNPELKWVEDAIFSKKSGILEFSINGSEKILVFNTVEETGWKILINFDKKIAFSSLYEQTNKLLLISLVFLILGFFGIYMLLSLQFKPLHLLQEMIKNLASGEGDLTQRLAIKSHDELGEIAKSINVFIEKIQELIIRAKETSRENLTITKKLKAIFLILEERSTEENMIVSNTVENGKIVLNEVKSSIDETQRNSEQLGIVNTNFQKIQIQMDQLNKKLQNSSEKELEMASKLQHSRESTDEVKNILNVISDIADQTNLLALNAAIEAARAGEHGRGFAVVADEVRKLAERTQESLSEINTTISVIVQSTTDASEQIDINSKEIFSLSKIFSTIESVFKENADILQNSIQSNQFNLKNALNVNMSIQKIIETIQEIEAIIKTNTTSIQEVEKASEDLSIMAAKLDNELEQFKIH, encoded by the coding sequence ATGAAATTACAACAAAAAATTATCCTCTCAATTATGTGCGGCATGATCTTTGGCTTTACTACATTTCTTACTATCAATCATTTTATGATGCAACAAACAACAAAGCAAGAAATTCATTCAATGCTGGAAGAAAAAGCACTATCGCTTACACAAACCGTTAGCGAATGGTTGTACAATAAGCAAGACATTGTCATTGCCTTAGGTAAAAGTATCCATAAACTTCAAGAAAAAACACCAGAGCGTATTCGTGAACATTTAATACAGACAGCACAGGCGGCTAATGTAAATGTAAGCATTGCCTATCTTGAAGGAAAACCTTTAATTCATATATCACCATCAGCACCCTACATGAGTGCAGAAGATGCTGAAAAAGAACTCGTTTATAAAACAGCCAAATCTAATAACTTCCAACCCGCTTTTTCTATTCCTCATGATAATCCTATGAGACCAGGAATGCCAATTATAACGATTTCTGCTCCCATTGAAGAAAAGAGTATAGGTTTTATTGTTTTGCCCTTAGAAAACATTAAAAAGAAAGTTTTGGAGACGCAATTTAATGGAGGTTTCGCATCAATTACAGGCATTGATCATAAAAGTATTTTTCATCCTATTGCAGAATATCAAGGAAAGCGTTTAAGTGACTTGAATCCCGAATTAAAATGGGTTGAAGATGCAATATTTTCTAAAAAATCTGGTATTTTAGAATTTTCAATTAATGGATCTGAAAAAATTTTAGTCTTCAATACAGTCGAGGAGACTGGATGGAAAATACTGATTAATTTTGACAAGAAAATAGCTTTTTCAAGTCTTTATGAGCAAACGAATAAGCTTTTATTGATTAGTTTAGTATTTCTTATTTTAGGATTCTTTGGAATTTACATGTTGCTTTCATTACAATTTAAACCTCTTCATTTACTTCAAGAGATGATCAAAAATTTAGCTTCAGGCGAAGGCGATTTAACGCAAAGATTAGCTATTAAAAGTCATGATGAATTGGGAGAGATTGCAAAATCAATCAACGTATTCATTGAAAAAATTCAGGAATTAATTATTCGAGCAAAAGAAACTAGTAGGGAAAACCTTACTATTACAAAAAAACTCAAAGCAATTTTTTTAATACTTGAAGAACGTTCTACTGAAGAGAATATGATTGTTTCAAATACTGTCGAAAATGGCAAGATAGTTTTAAATGAAGTAAAATCATCAATTGACGAGACGCAAAGGAACAGCGAGCAGCTTGGTATTGTAAATACAAATTTTCAAAAAATACAAATACAGATGGATCAACTTAATAAAAAATTACAAAACAGCTCAGAAAAAGAACTTGAAATGGCTTCTAAATTACAACATAGTCGAGAAAGTACCGATGAAGTAAAAAATATTTTAAATGTAATTTCTGACATAGCAGATCAAACAAATTTACTAGCTCTTAATGCTGCTATTGAAGCAGCAAGAGCAGGTGAACATGGAAGAGGCTTTGCCGTTGTTGCTGATGAAGTTCGTAAATTAGCAGAAAGGACTCAAGAAAGTTTATCTGAAATCAATACAACAATTAGCGTTATTGTTCAATCCACAACTGATGCTTCTGAACAAATAGATATTAATTCCAAAGAAATCTTTTCCCTTTCGAAAATATTCTCAACTATTGAAAGTGTCTTTAAAGAAAATGCTGATATTTTACAAAACAGTATTCAGAGTAATCAGTTCAATCTAAAAAATGCTTTAAATGTCAATATGTCTATTCAAAAAATTATCGAAACAATACAAGAGATAGAAGCTATTATAAAAACCAATACTACAAGTATTCAAGAAGTTGAAAAAGCTAGTGAAGATCTTTCAATAATGGCAGCTAAGTTAGATAACGAATTAGAGCAATTTAAAATCCATTAA
- a CDS encoding OprD family outer membrane porin, translating into MKLAKLSMVAIAVLGLGGHAYAADTLEEAFKNGKVTGDLRFVYTAGSQTGATVQTAPTNNVNVGSVAAELRYVTDSFNNFKLGLGFQSAHDLDFQKRDALNANDYTSEDDARNSVSTTLLSEAYLQYNFLKSNIAVGRQKIKTPLIMTSSVFALEDSFDAAVLNFNEIPDTMVKLMYIQDWKMRYSSEAVGATQQDEHFSDGMYSVFFINKTISGLTLDGQYLTTNENKRLYDAPVFIGAGGYDEYYLQAEYKLPISYPLSLAVTYAGANYETGNYANPGPNTVGGDHAQLLGFKVATEVTGIKLNLAYTTMDDEANFPGTFGHVPDAVAYTDMLTNNAIFAGVDAYSIEAIYDFGIPGFSSALKYGYFTQSAQGIINSGNMNMDGTKEITIDLKYAFSGVLKGFHTRLWAGYSTYDALAMPSGNDDFLYGRFYINYKF; encoded by the coding sequence ATGAAACTTGCTAAATTAAGTATGGTTGCAATTGCAGTTTTAGGGCTTGGCGGTCATGCGTATGCTGCAGATACTCTCGAAGAAGCTTTTAAAAATGGCAAAGTAACAGGCGATTTGCGATTTGTTTATACTGCGGGTAGTCAAACAGGTGCAACCGTGCAAACAGCTCCTACAAATAATGTTAATGTTGGTTCTGTTGCCGCAGAACTAAGATATGTTACTGATAGTTTTAATAACTTTAAATTAGGACTTGGTTTTCAATCAGCTCATGATTTAGACTTTCAAAAAAGAGATGCACTCAATGCTAATGATTATACTAGTGAAGACGATGCACGTAACTCCGTTAGTACAACTTTACTCTCAGAAGCATATCTCCAATATAATTTCTTAAAATCAAACATTGCTGTTGGTCGTCAAAAAATCAAAACACCTTTGATTATGACCAGCTCAGTATTTGCACTTGAAGACTCGTTTGATGCTGCAGTCTTAAACTTCAATGAAATTCCAGATACCATGGTTAAATTGATGTACATTCAAGATTGGAAAATGCGTTATAGCAGTGAAGCCGTTGGTGCAACTCAACAAGATGAACACTTCTCTGATGGCATGTACTCTGTATTTTTTATCAACAAAACAATCTCAGGATTAACGCTTGATGGTCAATACTTGACAACCAATGAGAATAAACGATTGTATGATGCACCTGTCTTTATTGGAGCAGGTGGATATGATGAATATTACCTTCAAGCTGAATATAAGCTTCCTATTAGTTATCCCCTCTCTTTGGCTGTAACCTATGCAGGAGCCAATTATGAAACAGGCAATTATGCTAATCCTGGGCCAAACACAGTTGGTGGTGACCACGCACAATTGCTTGGCTTTAAAGTCGCAACAGAAGTTACAGGCATAAAGCTTAATCTAGCCTATACTACTATGGATGATGAAGCAAATTTCCCTGGTACATTTGGACATGTACCTGATGCGGTTGCTTATACAGATATGCTCACGAACAATGCTATCTTTGCAGGTGTTGATGCTTATTCTATCGAAGCGATTTATGACTTTGGTATCCCTGGTTTTAGCTCAGCACTGAAATATGGATATTTTACACAAAGTGCTCAAGGTATTATTAACTCAGGTAATATGAATATGGATGGCACAAAAGAAATTACAATTGACCTTAAATATGCCTTTAGTGGGGTATTAAAAGGTTTTCATACTCGTCTATGGGCTGGTTATAGTACGTATGATGCGCTTGCTATGCCATCAGGAAATGATGATTTTCTTTATGGACGCTTTTACATAAATTATAAATTCTAG
- a CDS encoding cytochrome c3 family protein, translated as MMKKILEMIKNNILLTGLVGIFIGLLCSWILYEGLHRTSGDRFCVVCHEMKPMVAAYQNDVHGGAGKTGIKVTCGTCHLPHENVFAYIATKARNGVVEGAIHFFGNPDKIDWQANRANRQHFVKDEACSGCHTNYRTNESISEQGRKMHEHYASLEGTKNEIGCASCHVEVGHKGLRSMLNYYKPEYDFYKGKLDKKKEEAEKQLAEDLKK; from the coding sequence ATGATGAAGAAAATCTTAGAGATGATAAAGAATAATATTCTTTTGACAGGATTAGTGGGTATCTTCATTGGTTTGCTTTGTTCATGGATTCTTTATGAAGGACTTCATAGAACGAGCGGTGATAGGTTTTGTGTTGTGTGTCATGAAATGAAACCAATGGTTGCAGCATATCAAAATGACGTTCATGGAGGGGCGGGTAAAACAGGTATCAAAGTCACCTGTGGAACATGCCATTTACCTCACGAAAATGTTTTTGCGTATATTGCAACAAAAGCTAGAAATGGCGTTGTTGAAGGAGCAATTCACTTCTTTGGTAATCCAGATAAAATTGATTGGCAAGCAAATCGTGCCAACAGACAACACTTTGTTAAAGATGAAGCGTGTTCTGGCTGTCATACGAACTACAGAACCAATGAATCTATTAGTGAGCAAGGTCGTAAAATGCATGAGCATTATGCAAGCCTTGAGGGCACTAAGAACGAAATTGGATGTGCTTCATGTCACGTAGAAGTAGGGCATAAAGGGCTTAGAAGTATGCTCAATTACTATAAACCTGAGTATGACTTCTACAAAGGTAAGTTAGATAAGAAAAAAGAAGAGGCTGAGAAACAATTAGCTGAAGATTTGAAGAAATAA